One genomic region from Pseudoduganella lutea encodes:
- a CDS encoding circularly permuted type 2 ATP-grasp protein, with protein MPNFYDEMYSTEATVRPHYHAFAEWLAQQPAGLIEQKRLEAELIFQRVGITFAVYGDTAGKERLIPFDIIPRVIHAAEWAQLQAGLVQRVTALNRFLHDVYHGQEILKAGIIPAEQVMNNAQYRPAMQGVDVPANIYAHIAGVDIVRAGEGEFYVLEDNLRVPSGVSYMLENRKMMMRLFPALFASNQVAPVDHYPDLLLDNLRTVAPHDSANPTVVVLTPGQHNSAYFEHAFLAQQMGVSLVQGQDLFVKNETVYMRTTQGARRVDVIYRRIDDDYLDPRAFRAESKLGVPGLLDAVRAGRVGLANAIGTGVADDKSIYPFVPDMIEFYLGEKPILNNVPTYQCRKKDDLAYTLANLPELVVKEVHGAGGYGMLVGPASTHTEIEAFRERLVANPAGYIAQPTLALSACPTYVDSGIAPRHIDLRPFVLSGKTVTMVPGGLTRVALQEGSLVVNSSQGGGTKDTWILEN; from the coding sequence ATGCCGAACTTTTACGACGAAATGTATTCCACCGAAGCCACCGTGCGCCCGCACTACCACGCGTTCGCGGAGTGGCTGGCGCAGCAGCCGGCCGGCCTGATCGAGCAGAAACGGCTGGAGGCCGAACTGATCTTCCAGCGCGTGGGCATCACGTTCGCCGTCTATGGCGACACGGCCGGCAAGGAACGGCTGATCCCGTTCGATATCATCCCGCGAGTCATTCACGCCGCTGAATGGGCGCAGTTGCAGGCGGGCCTGGTGCAGCGGGTCACGGCGCTGAACCGTTTCCTGCACGACGTGTACCACGGCCAGGAGATCCTCAAGGCGGGCATCATCCCGGCCGAACAGGTCATGAACAATGCCCAATACCGGCCGGCCATGCAGGGCGTGGACGTGCCGGCCAATATCTATGCGCATATCGCCGGTGTCGACATCGTGCGGGCCGGCGAGGGCGAGTTCTATGTGCTTGAAGATAACCTGCGGGTGCCGTCGGGCGTTTCCTACATGCTGGAAAACCGCAAGATGATGATGCGGCTGTTCCCCGCGCTCTTCGCCAGCAACCAGGTGGCGCCGGTAGACCACTATCCCGACCTGCTGCTCGATAACCTGCGCACCGTGGCGCCGCACGATAGCGCCAATCCCACCGTGGTCGTGCTCACGCCCGGCCAGCACAATTCGGCCTATTTCGAGCATGCGTTCCTGGCCCAGCAGATGGGCGTGTCGCTGGTGCAGGGGCAGGACCTGTTCGTGAAGAACGAGACCGTGTACATGCGCACCACGCAAGGCGCGCGGCGGGTCGATGTCATCTACCGCCGCATCGACGACGACTACCTCGATCCGCGCGCGTTCCGCGCCGAGTCGAAGCTGGGCGTGCCCGGCCTGCTCGATGCGGTGCGTGCCGGCAGGGTGGGGCTGGCCAATGCCATCGGCACCGGCGTGGCCGACGACAAGTCGATCTACCCGTTCGTGCCCGACATGATCGAGTTCTATCTGGGCGAAAAGCCGATCCTCAACAATGTGCCGACTTACCAGTGCCGGAAGAAGGACGACCTGGCCTACACGCTGGCGAACCTGCCCGAGCTGGTGGTGAAGGAAGTGCACGGCGCCGGCGGCTACGGCATGCTGGTAGGCCCGGCATCGACGCATACCGAGATCGAGGCATTCCGCGAGCGCCTGGTGGCCAACCCGGCAGGCTACATCGCCCAGCCCACGCTGGCGCTGTCGGCCTGCCCGACCTATGTCGACTCGGGCATCGCGCCGCGCCACATCGACCTGCGCCCGTTCGTCTTGTCGGGCAAGACGGTGACGATGGTGCCGGGCGGGCTCACCCGCGTGGCGCTGCAGGAAGGCTCACTGGTGGTCAATTCGTCGCAGGGCGGCGGCACCAAGGACACGTGGATACTGGAGAACTAA
- a CDS encoding alpha-E domain-containing protein, giving the protein MLSRTADHLFWMARYTERAENTARMLDVRVQYSLMPQSALAAQQGWRTMLGVSELERQFDAKYSALTQKEVIDFMVRDPDNPSSIASCLAGARENARAVRGTLTTEVWETENTTWIELQQHLRNRTFEHQPGQFLEWVKHRSHLSRGVTLGTMFQDGAFNFIRLGTFLERADNTARILDVKFRFLDSDAIKAGPQGEFYYLAALLRSVSAFETYRKVYRDAITPARVAALLILEEKMPRSLVACMAAVVSNLREIRNDVSYDTEELAGNLYDQLRHAVIDDILEEGLHDFLTVFLASIEQVGNGISSDFLVPAAAEDDA; this is encoded by the coding sequence ATGCTGAGCCGCACCGCAGATCATCTGTTCTGGATGGCCCGTTATACCGAACGGGCGGAAAACACGGCCCGCATGCTCGACGTGCGCGTGCAGTATTCGCTGATGCCGCAATCGGCGCTTGCCGCCCAGCAGGGCTGGCGCACGATGCTCGGCGTGTCGGAGCTGGAACGGCAGTTCGACGCCAAGTACAGCGCGCTGACGCAAAAGGAAGTCATCGACTTCATGGTGCGCGATCCGGACAATCCCTCGTCGATCGCCAGCTGCCTGGCGGGCGCGCGCGAGAATGCCCGGGCCGTGCGCGGCACGCTCACCACCGAAGTGTGGGAGACGGAAAACACCACGTGGATCGAGCTGCAGCAGCACCTGCGCAACCGCACATTCGAGCACCAGCCCGGCCAGTTCCTCGAGTGGGTCAAGCACCGCTCGCACCTGTCGCGCGGTGTCACGCTCGGCACCATGTTCCAGGATGGCGCGTTCAACTTCATCCGCCTCGGCACGTTCCTGGAGCGGGCCGACAACACGGCGCGCATCCTCGACGTGAAATTCCGCTTCCTTGATTCCGACGCGATCAAGGCGGGCCCGCAGGGCGAGTTCTATTACCTGGCGGCGCTGCTGCGCTCCGTGTCCGCGTTCGAGACCTACCGCAAGGTGTACCGCGATGCGATCACGCCGGCGCGCGTGGCCGCGCTGCTGATCCTGGAAGAGAAGATGCCGCGCTCACTGGTGGCCTGCATGGCCGCCGTGGTGTCGAACCTGCGGGAGATCCGCAACGACGTGTCGTATGATACCGAGGAGCTGGCCGGGAACCTGTACGACCAGCTGCGCCATGCCGTGATCGACGACATCCTGGAAGAAGGGCTGCATGACTTCCTGACGGTCTTCCTGGCGTCGATCGAACAGGTGGGCAATGGCATCAGCAGCGATTTCCTCGTGCCGGCGGCGGCCGAGGACGATGCGTGA
- a CDS encoding transglutaminase family protein: MREAESRRSMLLRTRCNLSFIVADATPFILMLRPRSDARQWVAHQSYNLAPGVPAAEFTDSYGNLCQRLVAPPGPFSVYTSADVTTPAMIDVAPGAPFIEVQHLPDDVLTYLLPSRYCESELFNEMATEIVAGVAPGYDQVACITDWIRREVRFNPASPYSHMAATDVNERREGVCRDLAHLGIALCRSLSIPTRMVAGYLHGLVPMDLHAWFEAFVGGRWYTFDPTQDAPRGGRVTVAVGHDAANVAIFSQFGPPLVGNEMQVTVELLDGAP, encoded by the coding sequence ATGCGTGAAGCAGAAAGCAGGCGTTCGATGTTGCTGCGCACCCGATGCAACCTGAGTTTCATCGTCGCCGACGCGACGCCGTTCATCTTGATGCTGCGCCCGCGCAGCGACGCCAGGCAATGGGTGGCGCACCAGAGCTATAACCTGGCCCCCGGCGTGCCGGCGGCGGAATTCACGGATTCCTACGGCAACCTGTGCCAGCGCCTGGTCGCGCCGCCCGGCCCATTCTCGGTCTACACCTCGGCCGACGTGACGACTCCCGCCATGATCGACGTGGCGCCCGGCGCCCCGTTTATCGAAGTGCAGCACCTGCCGGACGATGTGCTGACGTACCTGCTGCCCAGCCGCTACTGCGAATCCGAGCTGTTCAACGAAATGGCTACCGAGATCGTCGCCGGCGTCGCGCCGGGGTATGACCAGGTGGCCTGCATCACCGACTGGATCCGGCGCGAGGTGCGCTTCAATCCGGCATCGCCCTACAGCCACATGGCGGCGACCGACGTGAACGAACGCCGCGAAGGCGTGTGCCGCGACCTGGCGCACCTGGGCATCGCCCTGTGCCGCAGCCTCTCCATTCCAACCCGCATGGTGGCCGGCTACCTGCATGGCCTCGTGCCGATGGACCTGCACGCATGGTTCGAGGCCTTCGTGGGCGGGCGCTGGTACACGTTCGATCCCACGCAGGACGCCCCGCGCGGTGGCCGCGTGACGGTGGCCGTGGGCCACGATGCCGCGAACGTGGCGATCTTCAGCCAGTTCGGGCCGCCATTGGTGGGCAACGAGATGCAGGTGACGGTGGAACTGCTGGACGGGGCGCCCTGA
- a CDS encoding response regulator: MASSKKILIVDDNVDAADLTADVLRMHGLDVTVAYGGLEGLAAAKTSGAGVIFLDLGMPGMDGYEVARRLRADGAFGATTIVALTAWGDSAARERTAAAGFDLHLTKPASLAMLVDVASGNAPVH; this comes from the coding sequence GTGGCATCATCGAAAAAAATACTGATCGTCGACGACAATGTCGACGCCGCCGACCTCACGGCCGACGTGCTGCGCATGCACGGGCTCGATGTGACCGTCGCCTACGGCGGTCTCGAAGGCCTGGCGGCGGCGAAAACGTCCGGGGCGGGCGTGATCTTCCTCGATCTCGGCATGCCCGGGATGGATGGCTACGAAGTGGCGAGAAGGCTGCGCGCGGATGGCGCGTTCGGTGCAACGACGATCGTGGCGCTGACCGCCTGGGGCGATAGCGCCGCCCGGGAACGCACCGCCGCCGCCGGCTTCGACCTGCACTTGACGAAGCCGGCGTCGCTGGCCATGCTGGTCGACGTGGCATCGGGCAACGCCCCGGTGCACTAA
- a CDS encoding circularly permuted type 2 ATP-grasp protein, whose amino-acid sequence MSNNLLESYLAAPAGFDEMLDAAGVPRAHWRAMLDSLEHEPPDMMRQRHEMVQRQVRENGVTYNVRADADGMQRPWDLNVLPLILPHEEWSGIEAAVIQRARLLNKILGDVYGPQDMLREGLLPPALVHGHAGFLRPCHGMSHHDDIALHFYAVDLARAPDGRWWVLADRTQAPSGAGYALENRAIISPTFPDLLRELKVQPLAGFFRTMHDSLVHWGRLSAAKGDSPAPLRESEMPLIVLLTPGPRTESYYEQAYLARHLGLPLVEGSDLTVRDGVVYLKTLAGLHRVHVIIRRVDDESCDPLELRSSMLGVAGLTQAARRGNVLVSNSLGSSLLESGALLGFLPALSRRLLGEPLKMPSVATWWCGEPAALEAVIGKLDRLVIKPSFSQLPPTTVFGQDLTGDAREALIAKLRANPNNYIAQEVVQFSRAPVWKAGTGPGLQPRAIGLRVFACATPNGYVVMPGGLTRVATGPDARVLTMKMGGASKDTWVQARARVAVPRLQQRSITGADLVREDSNLSSRVAENLLWFGRYAERCDNIARLLRVALNFLFNVRFDQRGAEWPTVEALCIWFQLIDGEKRPVAGQAVQMQSQTSGQGAQSQSQSQAVAIFTDAELESALLLAVVSPNVPGLARQQQQLVRLAGQLHERFSIDNWRALNRMAQPATPPGERPSQSEAMTILDDAASALMTLAGFALDGMTRDLGWRFMSIGRRLERLQFQSVVLQRALAMDENGNLEWLLELSDSIITYRSRYRAQPEWLPVLDLLLRDGTNPRSILFQMDGILGALRKIALTHGACGVELLAPLREEVLALEPDADLNYANAHLSDLLSRIQLASAALSEQISVQFFSYTDGQQRSRRS is encoded by the coding sequence ATGTCCAATAATCTTCTTGAGTCCTACCTCGCCGCGCCCGCCGGTTTCGATGAAATGCTCGACGCGGCCGGCGTGCCGCGCGCGCACTGGCGCGCCATGCTCGACAGCCTGGAGCACGAACCGCCCGACATGATGCGCCAGCGCCACGAAATGGTGCAGCGGCAGGTACGCGAAAACGGCGTGACCTACAACGTGCGCGCCGACGCCGACGGCATGCAGCGCCCGTGGGATTTGAACGTGCTGCCGCTGATCCTGCCGCACGAGGAATGGAGCGGCATCGAGGCGGCGGTGATCCAGCGCGCCCGGCTCCTCAATAAAATCCTCGGCGACGTCTACGGCCCGCAGGACATGCTGCGCGAAGGCCTATTGCCGCCAGCGCTGGTGCACGGCCACGCCGGCTTCCTGCGCCCCTGCCACGGCATGAGTCACCACGACGATATCGCCCTGCACTTCTACGCGGTGGACCTGGCAAGGGCGCCGGACGGCCGCTGGTGGGTGCTGGCCGACCGCACGCAGGCGCCATCTGGCGCCGGCTATGCGCTCGAAAACCGCGCCATCATTTCGCCCACTTTCCCCGATCTGCTGCGCGAACTGAAGGTGCAGCCGCTGGCAGGCTTCTTCCGCACGATGCACGACAGCCTGGTGCACTGGGGCCGCCTGTCCGCGGCCAAGGGCGATTCCCCGGCACCGCTGCGCGAGAGCGAGATGCCGCTGATCGTGCTGCTCACGCCCGGCCCGCGCACGGAGAGCTACTACGAGCAGGCCTATCTCGCGCGCCATCTCGGCCTGCCGCTGGTCGAAGGCAGCGACCTCACCGTGCGCGACGGCGTGGTGTACCTGAAAACATTGGCGGGCCTGCACCGGGTGCACGTGATCATCCGCCGCGTGGACGACGAATCGTGCGACCCGCTCGAACTGCGCAGCTCCATGCTGGGCGTGGCGGGCCTGACGCAGGCGGCCCGCCGCGGCAATGTGCTGGTGTCGAACAGCCTGGGTTCCAGCCTGCTCGAATCGGGTGCCCTGCTCGGCTTTTTACCGGCCCTCTCTCGCCGGCTGCTGGGTGAACCGCTCAAGATGCCATCGGTGGCCACGTGGTGGTGCGGCGAACCCGCCGCGCTGGAAGCGGTGATTGGCAAACTGGACCGGCTCGTCATCAAGCCGAGCTTTTCCCAGCTGCCGCCGACCACGGTGTTCGGCCAGGACCTGACCGGCGACGCGCGCGAAGCTCTTATCGCCAAACTGCGCGCCAATCCAAACAACTACATCGCCCAGGAAGTGGTGCAGTTTTCGCGGGCGCCCGTCTGGAAGGCCGGCACGGGGCCCGGCCTGCAACCGCGCGCCATCGGCCTGCGCGTGTTCGCCTGCGCCACGCCGAACGGCTATGTGGTGATGCCGGGCGGCCTGACCCGCGTGGCCACCGGCCCCGATGCGCGGGTGCTGACGATGAAGATGGGCGGCGCCAGCAAGGACACGTGGGTGCAGGCACGCGCCCGGGTGGCTGTGCCGCGCCTGCAACAGCGCAGCATCACCGGCGCTGACCTCGTGCGCGAAGACAGCAACCTGTCGAGCCGCGTGGCGGAAAACCTGCTGTGGTTCGGCCGCTATGCGGAACGCTGCGACAACATCGCCCGCCTGCTGCGCGTGGCCCTGAACTTCCTGTTCAACGTGCGCTTCGACCAGCGCGGCGCCGAATGGCCGACCGTCGAGGCACTGTGCATCTGGTTCCAGCTGATCGATGGCGAAAAACGGCCGGTGGCCGGACAAGCAGTGCAGATGCAAAGCCAGACTTCCGGCCAAGGTGCTCAATCGCAAAGCCAGAGCCAGGCGGTTGCCATCTTCACAGATGCCGAACTGGAGTCGGCCCTGCTGCTGGCCGTGGTGTCACCGAATGTGCCCGGCCTGGCCCGTCAGCAGCAGCAACTGGTGCGCCTCGCCGGCCAGTTGCACGAGCGCTTCTCGATCGACAACTGGCGCGCGTTGAACCGCATGGCGCAGCCGGCCACCCCGCCCGGCGAGCGGCCGTCGCAATCGGAAGCGATGACGATCCTCGACGACGCCGCCTCCGCGCTGATGACGCTCGCCGGCTTCGCCCTCGACGGCATGACGCGCGACCTCGGCTGGCGATTCATGTCGATCGGCCGCCGCCTGGAGCGGCTGCAGTTCCAGAGCGTGGTGCTGCAGCGCGCGCTGGCGATGGATGAAAACGGCAACCTGGAATGGCTGCTCGAACTGTCGGACAGCATCATTACCTACCGCTCCCGCTACCGCGCCCAGCCCGAGTGGCTGCCGGTGCTCGACCTGCTGCTGCGCGACGGCACCAACCCGCGCTCGATCCTGTTCCAGATGGATGGCATTCTCGGAGCGCTTCGCAAGATCGCTTTGACCCATGGAGCCTGTGGCGTCGAGTTGCTGGCGCCGTTGCGGGAGGAAGTGCTGGCGCTCGAGCCGGATGCCGACCTTAATTACGCCAATGCGCATTTGAGCGATCTTCTGAGCCGCATCCAGCTTGCCAGTGCCGCCTTGTCGGAGCAGATCAGCGTGCAGTTCTTCAGTTATACGGATGGGCAGCAGAGGAGCCGGAGATCATGA
- a CDS encoding transglutaminase family protein, whose product MSDLLPSSEVRARYRVVHETRYRYQSTVTLSQQYLHLTPRSFALQQTESHQIWVDRSVDDTRDGTDYFGNCTRHVSLTVPHDSLLVHAESTVALFARPTLVDIGGTLPWEGTRDMMTKEKSAATLEACRYLYGSPHVYMFPELEAYARVSYTPCRPQLDAALELTHRIFEDFEFDARATEISTPLEQVLRGRRGVCQDFAQLMIGCLRSLGLPARYVSGYILTHPPAGKPRLVGADASHAWVSVFCPEMGWVDFDPTNRCLVGHEHITLGWGRDFSDVTPMRGIVLGGGGRCWMWR is encoded by the coding sequence ATGAGTGACTTGCTCCCTTCGAGTGAGGTGCGCGCGCGGTATCGGGTGGTGCATGAGACGCGGTATCGGTATCAGAGCACGGTGACCTTGTCGCAGCAGTACCTGCATCTGACGCCGCGGTCGTTTGCTCTCCAGCAGACCGAGTCGCATCAGATCTGGGTCGATCGTTCGGTGGACGATACGCGCGATGGCACCGACTATTTTGGGAACTGTACGCGGCATGTTTCGCTGACGGTGCCGCATGACAGTTTGCTGGTGCATGCGGAATCGACTGTTGCGCTATTTGCGCGCCCTACCCTGGTGGATATCGGTGGCACGCTGCCCTGGGAGGGGACGCGGGACATGATGACCAAGGAGAAGAGTGCCGCCACCCTGGAGGCTTGCCGGTATCTTTATGGGTCGCCGCATGTGTATATGTTCCCGGAATTGGAAGCCTATGCGCGGGTCAGCTATACGCCTTGTCGGCCGCAGCTCGATGCCGCGCTGGAGCTGACACATCGGATTTTCGAAGATTTCGAGTTCGATGCCAGGGCGACGGAGATTTCGACGCCGTTGGAGCAGGTGCTAAGGGGCCGGCGTGGAGTTTGCCAGGATTTTGCTCAGCTCATGATCGGCTGCTTGCGCAGCCTCGGGCTGCCGGCTCGTTACGTCAGTGGGTACATCCTAACGCATCCGCCGGCGGGGAAGCCGCGGTTGGTGGGGGCGGATGCTTCGCATGCCTGGGTGTCGGTGTTTTGTCCCGAGATGGGGTGGGTGGATTTTGATCCGACCAACCGCTGCCTCGTGGGGCATGAACACATTACGCTCGGGTGGGGACGGGATTTCAGTGATGTGACGCCGATGCGGGGGATTGTGTTGGGAGGTGGGGGCAGGTGCTGGATGTGGAGGTGA
- a CDS encoding transglutaminase family protein, whose translation MAIRIALHHKTSYRYDRPVGLSPHEVRLRPAPHARTPILSYSLTVAPQEHFINWQQDPYGNYIGRFVFPEKSDTLEFTVDLVADMTVINPFDFFVEKYAETFPFAYPPQLTAELSAYLQTEPASPLVLEWVTAARRDLLAHPMGTNDFLVAVNQRLQRDIAYLLRMEPGVQAPDETLQKRSGSCRDTGWLLVQILREMGLAARFVSGYLIQLRADQEALDGPSGTDVDFTDLHAWTEVYVPGAGWIGLDPTSGMLASEGHIPLACTALPSSAAPVSGYTDKAEVTFFHEMTVTRIHEDPRVTKPYSEADWHKIDRLGQQVDADLKSQDVRLTQGGEPTFVSIDDMDGPEWNTLAHGDKKRELAGNLMHRLKNHFAPGGMLHYGQGKWYPGEPLPRWALNIYWRIDGQPMWLDATLFSDEHLDDGYGPDDAGRFTAELVKSLALPANSAIPAYEDVLVQARREEALPRNIDPLDADLAAPEERRRLARLLERGLGEVAGYVLPLKPKDYDPATIGTVWQTSPWPIRREHLYLIEGDSPIGLRLPLATLPWVMPEERETEYDVDPFAPRGALPVEERKKEKEKRPILGLAAGKASSDKAAEKPRRPVVEPIRPLQPAEPAPRDVIHTALCVEVRAGRLYVFMPPIKRIEDYLALVTAVERTAGKLAMKLRIEGYAPPRDPRIKLLSVTPDPGVIEVNIHPAASWNELVYNVSTLYQEARLTRLGTEKFMLDGRHTGTGGGNHATLGGATAEDSPMLRRPDLLKSLITYWQNHPALSYLFSGTFIGPTSQAPRVDEARDDNLYELAIAFQQMDQVLPTLHEGDKPWIVDRLLRNLLVDLTGNTHRSEFSIDKLYSPDGPTGRLGLVEFRAFEMPPHERMSLLQMLLLRALVARFWRQPYQAKLVNWGVALHDRWMLPHFVAQDIRDVARDLRAHGYEFEDHWFEPFIEFRFPRFGTVVYEGVEMELRQAIEPWNVLGEEVSAGGTARYVDSSVERMQLLVRGLTNGRHVIACNGRMLPLHPTGIPGEYVAGVRFRAWSPWSALHPTIRVQAPLTFDLVDTWSGRAIGGCTYHVVHPGGRNEVGSPVNANAAEARRFARFWPHGHTPGPMTVRKEERNPSFPMTLDLRWQAD comes from the coding sequence ATGGCTATCCGTATCGCGCTGCACCACAAGACCAGTTACCGCTATGACCGACCCGTCGGCCTGTCGCCGCACGAAGTGCGCCTGCGCCCCGCGCCGCACGCCCGCACCCCGATCCTGTCGTACTCGCTGACGGTGGCGCCGCAGGAGCACTTCATCAACTGGCAGCAGGACCCCTACGGCAACTACATCGGCCGCTTTGTCTTCCCCGAAAAATCGGACACGCTGGAATTCACGGTCGACCTGGTGGCCGACATGACGGTCATTAACCCGTTCGATTTCTTCGTCGAGAAGTACGCTGAAACTTTCCCCTTCGCCTACCCGCCGCAATTGACGGCCGAACTGAGCGCCTACCTGCAAACGGAACCGGCCAGTCCGCTGGTGCTCGAATGGGTAACGGCGGCGCGGCGCGACCTGCTGGCGCACCCGATGGGCACCAACGATTTCCTGGTGGCCGTCAACCAGCGCCTGCAGCGCGATATCGCCTACCTGCTGCGCATGGAACCCGGCGTGCAGGCGCCCGACGAAACGCTGCAGAAGCGCTCCGGGTCGTGCCGCGACACCGGCTGGCTGCTTGTGCAGATCCTGCGCGAGATGGGCCTGGCGGCAAGGTTCGTGTCCGGCTACCTGATCCAGCTGCGCGCCGACCAGGAAGCGCTCGATGGCCCCAGCGGTACCGACGTGGACTTCACCGACCTCCACGCGTGGACGGAAGTGTATGTGCCCGGCGCCGGCTGGATCGGCCTCGATCCCACATCCGGCATGCTGGCCAGCGAAGGCCACATCCCGCTGGCCTGCACGGCGCTGCCCTCGTCCGCCGCGCCGGTCTCGGGTTATACGGACAAGGCCGAGGTCACGTTCTTCCACGAGATGACGGTCACGCGCATCCACGAAGACCCGCGCGTAACAAAACCCTACAGCGAAGCGGACTGGCACAAGATCGACCGCCTCGGACAGCAGGTCGATGCCGACCTGAAAAGCCAGGACGTGCGCCTGACCCAGGGCGGCGAACCCACGTTCGTGTCGATCGACGACATGGACGGCCCCGAATGGAACACCCTGGCCCACGGGGATAAAAAGCGTGAGCTGGCCGGCAACCTGATGCACCGGCTGAAAAACCACTTTGCGCCGGGCGGCATGCTGCACTACGGCCAGGGCAAGTGGTACCCGGGCGAACCGCTGCCGCGCTGGGCCCTGAACATCTACTGGCGCATCGACGGCCAGCCGATGTGGCTCGACGCCACGCTGTTCTCGGACGAACACCTCGACGACGGCTATGGCCCTGACGATGCCGGCCGCTTCACCGCCGAACTCGTGAAATCGCTCGCCCTGCCCGCCAACAGCGCCATCCCGGCCTACGAAGACGTGCTGGTGCAGGCCCGCCGCGAAGAAGCGCTGCCCCGCAACATCGACCCGCTGGATGCCGACCTCGCAGCGCCGGAAGAACGTCGCCGCCTGGCGCGCCTGCTCGAACGGGGCCTGGGCGAGGTGGCCGGCTATGTGCTGCCGCTGAAGCCCAAGGATTATGATCCAGCCACGATCGGCACCGTCTGGCAAACGTCGCCGTGGCCGATCCGCCGCGAGCACCTGTACCTGATCGAGGGCGACTCGCCGATCGGCCTGCGCCTGCCGCTGGCCACGCTGCCGTGGGTGATGCCGGAAGAACGCGAGACGGAATACGATGTCGACCCGTTCGCGCCGCGCGGCGCGCTGCCGGTGGAAGAACGCAAGAAGGAAAAGGAAAAGCGGCCAATCCTCGGGCTGGCCGCCGGTAAAGCCTCATCGGACAAGGCGGCGGAGAAGCCGCGCAGGCCGGTCGTGGAACCGATCCGGCCACTGCAACCGGCCGAGCCGGCACCGCGCGACGTAATCCACACGGCGCTGTGTGTGGAAGTGCGCGCCGGCCGCCTGTACGTGTTCATGCCCCCGATCAAGCGCATCGAGGATTACCTGGCGCTGGTGACCGCCGTCGAACGCACGGCGGGCAAGCTGGCGATGAAACTGCGCATCGAAGGCTACGCGCCGCCACGTGACCCGCGCATCAAGCTGCTCAGCGTGACGCCCGACCCCGGCGTGATCGAGGTGAACATCCACCCGGCGGCCAGCTGGAATGAGCTGGTGTACAACGTGTCGACCCTGTACCAGGAGGCCCGGCTGACGCGGCTGGGCACCGAGAAATTCATGCTCGACGGCCGCCACACAGGCACCGGCGGCGGCAACCACGCCACGCTGGGCGGCGCCACGGCCGAAGACAGCCCGATGCTGCGCCGGCCGGACCTGCTGAAAAGCCTGATCACCTACTGGCAGAACCACCCTGCCCTGTCGTACCTGTTCTCGGGCACCTTCATCGGGCCCACGAGCCAGGCGCCGCGCGTGGACGAAGCGCGCGACGACAACCTGTATGAACTGGCGATCGCGTTCCAGCAGATGGACCAGGTGCTGCCCACGCTGCACGAAGGCGACAAGCCGTGGATCGTCGACCGCCTGCTGCGCAACCTGCTGGTGGACCTGACGGGCAACACGCACCGCTCCGAATTCTCCATCGACAAGCTGTATTCGCCGGACGGCCCCACCGGCCGCCTGGGTCTCGTGGAATTCCGCGCCTTCGAGATGCCGCCGCACGAGCGCATGAGCCTTTTGCAGATGCTGCTCCTGCGCGCCCTGGTGGCACGCTTCTGGCGCCAGCCCTACCAGGCGAAACTCGTGAACTGGGGCGTGGCGCTGCACGACCGGTGGATGCTGCCGCACTTCGTCGCGCAGGATATCCGCGACGTGGCCCGCGACCTGCGCGCGCACGGCTACGAATTCGAGGACCACTGGTTCGAGCCCTTCATCGAATTCCGCTTCCCCCGCTTCGGCACCGTGGTTTACGAAGGCGTGGAAATGGAGCTGCGCCAGGCGATCGAGCCGTGGAACGTGCTGGGCGAGGAAGTGAGCGCCGGCGGCACCGCGCGCTATGTGGATTCGTCCGTGGAGCGCATGCAGCTGCTGGTGCGCGGGCTGACGAACGGCCGCCACGTGATTGCCTGCAACGGCCGCATGCTGCCCTTGCACCCCACCGGCATTCCGGGCGAGTATGTGGCGGGGGTGCGCTTCCGCGCGTGGAGCCCGTGGTCGGCGCTGCACCCGACCATCCGCGTACAGGCGCCATTGACCTTCGACCTCGTCGACACGTGGAGCGGCCGCGCGATCGGCGGCTGCACGTACCACGTGGTGCACCCGGGCGGGCGCAACGAAGTGGGCTCGCCGGTCAACGCCAACGCGGCCGAGGCACGCCGTTTCGCCAGGTTCTGGCCCCATGGCCACACGCCGGGCCCCATGACTGTGCGAAAAGAGGAACGGAATCCGAGCTTCCCGATGACACTGGATTTGCGCTGGCAGGCAGATTGA